One window from the genome of Moraxella nasibovis encodes:
- a CDS encoding MFS transporter: MNTKAHLAPTLLEKFTVAMIGFFAFLQVYSVQAILPVLMADFRASEVAIGVAVGATVLAIALISPFMGMLSDAFGRKVFVVGSLLLLALPTAMIGFSGTTDELSVWRFLQGLAIPGITVVLIAYVGEEYSENVAQMMSLYVAGTVLGGFSGRFFAGHLHELIGWRSGYGVMAVCTLIGAIWAFKALPKSRHFVKSGNFSNSLNLLISHTKNRQVLSACLLGGCVLFSLVGCFTFINLHLADAPYHLNASDLANIFALYLIGMVITPMAGRLIARFGMIWVIVGAVFCSIAGMLLTLSTPLPLIIVGLTVMSSGVFITQAATISYIGSQVSQGRSLASGLYYMGYYGGGSIGAWACAIAYAQGQWGLTVALIIAVQVVALVVVWVLMRR, from the coding sequence ATGAATACCAAAGCTCATCTTGCACCCACTTTGCTTGAAAAATTCACCGTCGCCATGATTGGATTTTTTGCTTTTTTGCAAGTGTATTCGGTGCAGGCGATTTTACCAGTGTTGATGGCAGACTTTCGGGCATCAGAAGTAGCGATCGGTGTGGCGGTGGGGGCGACCGTGCTTGCCATCGCACTCATTTCGCCATTTATGGGTATGCTGTCGGACGCTTTTGGGCGAAAGGTATTTGTTGTCGGTTCGCTATTATTACTTGCCTTGCCGACAGCGATGATTGGTTTTAGCGGTACGACGGACGAGCTGTCTGTTTGGCGGTTTTTGCAAGGCTTGGCAATCCCTGGGATTACGGTGGTTTTGATCGCTTATGTGGGCGAAGAATACAGCGAAAATGTCGCCCAAATGATGAGCCTGTATGTCGCAGGGACGGTGCTGGGCGGTTTTAGTGGACGGTTTTTTGCAGGGCATTTGCACGAACTGATTGGCTGGCGGTCTGGCTATGGCGTGATGGCGGTCTGTACGCTGATTGGGGCGATTTGGGCGTTTAAGGCTTTGCCCAAATCTCGGCATTTTGTCAAAAGTGGTAATTTTAGCAATTCTCTAAACTTACTGATTAGCCACACCAAAAACCGCCAAGTATTAAGTGCGTGTCTGCTCGGTGGCTGTGTGCTGTTCTCGCTGGTGGGCTGTTTTACTTTTATCAATCTGCACCTAGCGGACGCACCGTATCACTTGAATGCGTCAGATCTTGCCAATATTTTTGCCCTGTATTTGATTGGTATGGTTATCACGCCGATGGCTGGGCGTTTGATTGCTCGTTTTGGTATGATTTGGGTGATTGTGGGGGCGGTGTTTTGCTCCATCGCAGGCATGCTTTTGACGCTGAGTACGCCGCTGCCGCTCATCATTGTGGGCTTGACGGTGATGTCATCAGGGGTGTTTATCACGCAGGCGGCGACCATCAGCTACATCGGCAGTCAGGTCAGTCAGGGGCGGTCTTTGGCATCTGGGCTGTATTATATGGGTTATTATGGCGGTGGCAGTATTGGTGCATGGGCGTGTGCCATCGCCTATGCACAAGGACAATGGGGATTGACGGTGGCACTGATCATCGCCGTGCAAGTGGTCGCTTTGGTGGTGGTATGGGTGCTGATGAGAAGGTGA
- a CDS encoding FAD-dependent monooxygenase: MTTDHHTQTTHHVVIIGGGQVGLSFALLLAHQGIRSTLIEQFCYPTISPDDDIYRSEYLDSRNTALSRRTVQIYTEIGLWERMQSHACRIDGVEISELGSFGRARLDKAAEGVESFGQVMENAWMGRQLLLAVQASELICLIDGASVVDIRQDEHSATVVFDKDGQTQEVAAPLVVACDGRDSISRNILNIGADSHDYGQVGIVGVVQTDQPHRHIGIERFSSVGPLAVLPLTDGRGDGADGTTQGYRRSVVFICKTGEESRYLEDDEYFKQTLQQVFGETAGRFVAVGRRGAYPLSKVLAHRQVVGRCVIMGNAAHTLHPVAGQGFNLCLRDAHALATMLGENIRRQPDYDLGHHANLVAYEQARQKDQKRVIRFCDTVVGSFCHPNPVMKFARNVGLIAFDKIPGIKPLVASYAMGLKS, from the coding sequence ATGACAACCGACCATCACACCCAAACCACTCATCATGTCGTCATCATTGGCGGCGGTCAAGTGGGCTTATCTTTTGCACTTTTACTTGCTCATCAGGGTATTCGTAGCACGCTGATTGAGCAATTTTGTTATCCTACCATCAGTCCTGATGACGACATTTATCGCAGTGAATATTTGGACAGTCGTAACACGGCTTTATCTCGGCGGACGGTGCAGATTTATACCGAAATTGGACTGTGGGAGCGTATGCAAAGCCATGCGTGCCGCATTGATGGCGTGGAGATTAGCGAGCTTGGCAGTTTTGGACGGGCAAGGCTGGATAAGGCGGCAGAAGGCGTGGAGAGCTTTGGTCAGGTGATGGAAAATGCGTGGATGGGGCGACAGCTACTTTTGGCGGTGCAGGCGAGCGAATTGATCTGTTTGATTGATGGAGCGAGCGTGGTGGATATTCGTCAAGACGAGCATTCGGCGACCGTGGTATTTGATAAAGATGGTCAAACGCAAGAAGTGGCCGCACCGCTGGTCGTGGCGTGCGATGGGCGAGATAGCATCAGTCGCAACATTCTAAATATCGGTGCGGACAGCCATGATTATGGGCAAGTGGGCATCGTGGGCGTGGTGCAGACCGACCAGCCACATCGGCACATCGGCATTGAGCGATTTTCCTCGGTTGGACCGCTTGCGGTATTGCCTTTGACAGATGGGCGTGGCGATGGTGCTGATGGCACAACGCAAGGTTATCGCCGTTCGGTGGTGTTTATTTGCAAAACTGGCGAAGAATCACGCTACCTAGAAGATGATGAGTATTTCAAACAGACGCTCCAGCAGGTCTTTGGCGAGACGGCAGGGCGATTTGTGGCGGTGGGTCGCCGTGGAGCGTATCCTTTGAGTAAGGTGCTGGCTCATCGGCAGGTGGTCGGTCGCTGTGTGATCATGGGCAATGCTGCTCACACTTTGCACCCTGTGGCAGGGCAGGGCTTTAATCTGTGTCTAAGAGACGCTCATGCGTTGGCGACCATGCTTGGCGAGAACATTCGCCGTCAGCCTGATTATGACTTGGGTCATCATGCTAATCTTGTCGCTTATGAGCAGGCTCGCCAAAAAGACCAAAAGCGTGTGATTCGTTTTTGTGATACGGTGGTGGGCAGTTTTTGCCACCCCAATCCTGTGATGAAATTCGCCAGAAATGTCGGTCTGATTGCCTTTGATAAAATCCCTGGTATCAAGCCTTTGGTGGCAAGCTATGCGATGGGCTTAAAATCCTAA
- the rsgA gene encoding ribosome small subunit-dependent GTPase A: MSLIRRRKLTKNQTRQIQKNQDNFADDGTLVGGVIVSHFGKQLDVQITQLPRILPESDGDGLGDGRLRVGEIWRCHARTNLPMMAAGDEVKFSVDMTAGMGRIELLSDRRTLITRPDRYNKVKPVAANVDTLAIVFAPLPKPATNLIDRYLLVARLSGVRPLLVLNKADLLADFDEVNQIFQEYQALGERYDFDIIQTSSLTQGGLDELMSHLDGKLTIFAGQSGVGKSSLINQILPNANQSTNVISVGSQLGQHTTTTSRLLAFDDHDLSKGGIIDTPGIREYGIWHLSGDDIMAGFDELNDLRGTCQFRDCNHAQNAKGCAFWQAVADGEVLARRVESFNELTEEAKMNASAARNQFAKN, encoded by the coding sequence ATGTCTTTAATTCGCCGCCGTAAATTAACCAAAAATCAAACTCGCCAAATCCAAAAAAACCAAGACAACTTTGCCGATGATGGCACGCTTGTCGGTGGTGTGATTGTCTCGCATTTTGGTAAGCAATTAGATGTTCAAATTACCCAGTTGCCACGCATTTTGCCAGAATCTGACGGTGATGGCTTAGGCGATGGTCGTTTGCGTGTTGGTGAGATTTGGCGGTGCCATGCTCGCACCAATTTGCCGATGATGGCGGCAGGCGATGAAGTGAAATTTAGCGTAGATATGACCGCAGGCATGGGGCGGATTGAGCTACTTTCGGACAGACGCACGCTCATCACTCGCCCTGACCGCTACAATAAAGTCAAGCCTGTGGCGGCAAATGTTGATACACTTGCCATTGTGTTTGCTCCATTGCCCAAGCCTGCGACCAATTTGATTGACCGTTATTTATTGGTGGCACGATTAAGCGGTGTTAGACCGCTGTTGGTATTAAACAAGGCGGATTTGTTGGCAGATTTTGATGAAGTCAATCAAATTTTCCAAGAATATCAAGCACTTGGCGAAAGATATGATTTTGACATCATTCAGACTTCAAGCCTAACCCAAGGTGGTTTGGACGAGCTGATGAGCCACCTTGATGGCAAATTGACCATCTTTGCAGGACAATCTGGCGTGGGTAAGTCCAGCTTGATTAACCAAATTTTGCCCAACGCCAACCAATCCACCAATGTGATTTCGGTGGGATCGCAATTAGGGCAGCATACCACGACCACCAGTCGCCTGCTCGCCTTTGATGATCATGATTTGTCCAAAGGCGGTATCATTGACACCCCCGGTATTCGTGAATATGGCATTTGGCATTTGTCTGGCGATGACATCATGGCAGGTTTTGATGAATTAAATGACCTTCGTGGTACTTGCCAATTTCGTGATTGTAATCACGCCCAAAATGCCAAAGGCTGTGCGTTTTGGCAGGCGGTGGCAGATGGCGAAGTGCTGGCACGGCGAGTGGAGAGCTTTAATGAGCTGACCGAAGAAGCCAAGATGAATGCGTCTGCTGCCAGAAATCAATTTGCCAAAAACTGA
- a CDS encoding rhodanese-like domain-containing protein, with translation MERWLTFVGNHPVLFGILAVLIVAFFMVEGKRNGKKVTPNELGLLVNNQHARIIDIRPANKFAVSHISGSRNIPFTELKNHLDELRAIDTPVVFVCDVGLQAGAAVSLMAKPNFMRLAGGIQGYQAAGLPLAVANKAKK, from the coding sequence GTGGAGCGTTGGCTAACTTTTGTGGGGAATCACCCTGTGTTGTTCGGCATTTTGGCGGTGCTGATTGTGGCGTTTTTTATGGTTGAAGGCAAGCGTAATGGCAAAAAAGTTACGCCTAATGAGCTGGGTTTGCTTGTCAATAACCAGCACGCTCGCATCATTGACATTCGTCCTGCCAATAAATTTGCCGTCTCGCACATCTCTGGCAGTCGCAACATTCCATTTACCGAACTAAAAAATCACCTAGATGAGCTGCGTGCTATTGATACGCCTGTGGTTTTTGTGTGCGATGTGGGTCTGCAAGCAGGTGCGGCGGTGAGCCTAATGGCAAAGCCAAATTTCATGCGTCTGGCAGGCGGTATCCAAGGCTATCAGGCGGCAGGTCTGCCATTGGCAGTGGCAAATAAAGCCAAAAAATAA
- a CDS encoding glutaredoxin domain-containing protein — MTQATLYIKEECPYCKAAIALLNDKGVSYQAISVYDMSADERAAVAVRTNNHRTVPQIFIGETFVGGFDQLNKLNQSGELDAMLDAL; from the coding sequence ATGACCCAAGCAACTTTATACATCAAAGAAGAATGCCCATACTGCAAGGCGGCAATCGCACTGCTTAATGACAAAGGTGTGTCGTATCAGGCGATCAGCGTCTATGACATGAGTGCTGATGAGCGTGCGGCGGTGGCAGTGCGTACCAACAATCACCGCACTGTACCGCAGATTTTTATTGGCGAGACCTTCGTTGGTGGCTTTGACCAATTAAACAAACTCAATCAAAGTGGCGAACTGGATGCCATGCTTGATGCTTTGTAA
- the secB gene encoding protein-export chaperone SecB has protein sequence MTEQAQPQLGLERIYVKDISFEVSSAEVFTKEWQPEMDISLATATNDLDEDHKEIVLTVNVTVKNGGSTAYIAEVQQAGIFLLKNIPEEDMAHLQQAYCPNILFPYAREVISDLVSRGSFPQLLLAPVNFDQAYLQAQEQAQNDA, from the coding sequence ATGACAGAGCAAGCACAACCACAATTAGGTCTTGAACGCATTTATGTCAAGGACATCTCATTTGAAGTATCAAGCGCTGAGGTATTCACCAAAGAATGGCAGCCTGAGATGGACATTAGCCTTGCGACTGCGACCAATGACCTAGATGAAGATCATAAAGAAATCGTCCTAACTGTCAATGTGACAGTAAAAAATGGCGGCAGCACCGCCTACATCGCCGAAGTGCAGCAGGCGGGTATTTTCCTACTAAAAAATATCCCAGAAGAAGACATGGCACACCTGCAACAAGCCTATTGCCCAAACATCTTGTTCCCTTACGCTCGTGAAGTGATCAGTGATTTGGTGTCTCGTGGTAGCTTCCCACAGTTGCTATTAGCACCAGTGAATTTTGATCAAGCCTATCTACAAGCCCAAGAGCAAGCTCAAAACGATGCTTGA
- a CDS encoding YdcF family protein produces the protein MMSFWQKFTRRLWQALLALVLMIAFAVITPFTPIFANISVLFLDAFSAITLGHDKQTPSVMVVLGGGLTKNNDDIVLNHYSQSRADHAVMLHKQHATVIITSGAESPWLGDYLRSSLKDSPKKATIISENASMNTCENAAFTAKLLTHHELPKSVYLVTDRYHMARARRQFALSGITTTPQPAPLATPLSWTDVDANLVHSRRAIYEIAALARDIFRPQPNCRSQAQISLEEISTPRRQPKIFS, from the coding sequence ATGATGTCTTTTTGGCAAAAATTTACACGGCGACTTTGGCAAGCCTTACTTGCGCTTGTATTGATGATTGCTTTTGCCGTCATCACGCCTTTTACGCCAATTTTTGCCAACATCAGCGTGTTATTTCTGGACGCATTTAGCGCCATCACGCTAGGACATGACAAGCAGACACCCAGCGTGATGGTTGTACTCGGTGGCGGTTTAACCAAAAACAATGACGACATCGTCTTAAATCACTACAGCCAAAGCCGTGCCGACCACGCCGTCATGCTCCACAAACAGCATGCCACCGTCATCATCACCAGTGGTGCAGAATCTCCTTGGCTTGGCGATTATTTGCGTTCATCGCTCAAAGACTCGCCAAAAAAAGCCACCATCATCAGCGAAAATGCCAGCATGAACACCTGCGAAAATGCCGCCTTTACCGCCAAATTGCTCACGCACCACGAACTACCAAAGAGCGTCTATCTTGTCACAGACCGCTACCACATGGCACGAGCCAGACGACAGTTTGCCTTATCAGGCATCACCACCACACCACAGCCTGCACCGCTTGCCACGCCTTTGTCATGGACGGATGTTGATGCCAATCTTGTGCATTCACGCCGTGCCATCTACGAAATCGCCGCCCTAGCACGAGACATCTTTCGCCCACAGCCAAACTGCCGTAGCCAAGCACAAATCAGCCTAGAAGAAATCAGCACGCCCAGACGACAGCCCAAGATTTTTTCTTGA
- the murB gene encoding UDP-N-acetylmuramate dehydrogenase translates to MTKPTQSGTILDNYDLSKNNTMALSCTASHAMILDNADTLADDIRLAIDFAKHRQLATFVLSGGSNVLLPRRLDALVLLPRLLGIEVLSESDDGITIQVACGENWHDFIKTCLNHGWYGLENLALIPGLVGASPVQNIGAYGVQVSDFIEKVIAFDLADGSQISFDNSSCEFDYRHSFFKDNPNRHLISHVVFKLHKTCDQVLTSYGDLSTVSGDIAKAHGRNTPHPCDVFDAVVQIRQAKLPDPNVLANCGSFFQNPIITMADFTRLKATFADLPSYPIDDDFIKIPAGWLIDKAGLKGKGIAPILTHQKQALVLTNHAPYIATQDDIATAQAFIIKTVFERFGVTLVREPVWVDEKGTTPT, encoded by the coding sequence ATGACTAAGCCCACCCAATCAGGCACTATCCTTGACAACTACGATTTGTCAAAAAATAACACCATGGCACTGTCCTGCACGGCAAGCCATGCGATGATTTTGGACAATGCAGACACGCTGGCAGATGACATCAGGCTTGCCATTGACTTTGCCAAACACAGACAGCTTGCCACATTCGTACTCTCTGGCGGTAGCAATGTGCTTTTGCCCAGACGACTGGACGCTTTGGTGCTGCTGCCACGCTTGTTGGGTATTGAAGTTTTATCCGAGAGCGATGATGGCATAACCATACAGGTCGCCTGCGGAGAAAATTGGCACGATTTTATCAAAACCTGCCTAAATCACGGCTGGTACGGACTGGAAAATCTGGCACTCATTCCTGGTTTGGTCGGAGCAAGTCCTGTGCAAAACATCGGTGCTTATGGCGTGCAAGTCTCTGATTTTATTGAAAAAGTCATCGCTTTTGATTTGGCGGATGGCTCACAAATCAGCTTTGACAACTCATCTTGCGAGTTTGATTATCGGCACAGTTTTTTTAAGGACAATCCAAACCGTCATCTCATCAGCCATGTGGTGTTTAAACTGCACAAAACCTGCGATCAAGTGCTGACCAGCTATGGCGATCTTAGTACCGTGTCAGGCGACATTGCCAAAGCACATGGGCGCAACACTCCGCATCCGTGCGATGTGTTTGATGCTGTGGTTCAGATTCGTCAAGCCAAATTGCCAGACCCTAATGTCTTGGCAAATTGCGGTTCATTTTTTCAAAATCCCATCATCACGATGGCGGATTTTACACGCCTAAAAGCGACATTTGCCGACCTGCCAAGCTACCCCATTGATGACGATTTCATCAAAATTCCCGCAGGCTGGCTGATTGATAAAGCAGGCTTAAAAGGCAAAGGCATCGCCCCCATTCTTACCCATCAAAAACAGGCGCTGGTACTGACCAATCACGCACCATACATCGCCACCCAAGACGACATCGCCACCGCCCAAGCGTTCATCATCAAGACGGTCTTTGAGCGATTTGGCGTAACGCTTGTGCGTGAGCCTGTGTGGGTTGATGAAAAAGGCACGACCCCAACATGA
- a CDS encoding low molecular weight protein-tyrosine-phosphatase codes for MHPKSVLFVCLGNICRSPSAEAVMTKLTKNQGLNIHFDSAGTANYHTNSPPDERAVAVGKSLDYDLSALRARQVRPDDFYEFDMIFAMDANNLANLQKIMPADATAQVAMFDELAVADPYYGDISDFQSMFAHIEKASQHWLTRWQQGATHD; via the coding sequence ATGCACCCAAAATCTGTACTATTCGTCTGTCTTGGCAATATTTGTCGCAGTCCATCTGCCGAAGCCGTCATGACAAAACTCACCAAAAATCAAGGACTTAACATTCATTTTGATTCGGCAGGTACTGCCAATTATCACACAAATAGTCCGCCTGATGAGCGAGCGGTGGCGGTGGGCAAATCGCTGGATTATGATTTGTCCGCACTTAGAGCCAGACAAGTTCGCCCAGATGATTTTTATGAATTTGACATGATTTTTGCGATGGATGCCAATAACCTTGCCAACCTACAAAAAATCATGCCAGCCGATGCCACCGCCCAAGTGGCGATGTTTGATGAATTGGCAGTTGCCGATCCGTATTATGGCGACATCAGCGACTTTCAAAGTATGTTTGCACACATTGAAAAGGCAAGCCAGCACTGGCTGACACGCTGGCAACAAGGGGCGACACATGACTAA
- a CDS encoding RNA-binding S4 domain-containing protein: MAETTELTRVRADKWLWAARFFKTRTLAKEAIESGKVHMNGQKIKVSKELQVGDTLSIRQGHATRLEEKVVIIKALSENRGNATIAATLYEETEESMATRAFFAEQRKLQNLARPDTKPDKKQRRDLAKFKDRW, from the coding sequence ATGGCTGAAACAACAGAATTGACCCGTGTCCGAGCCGACAAATGGCTGTGGGCGGCACGATTTTTTAAGACTCGCACTCTTGCCAAAGAAGCGATAGAAAGCGGAAAAGTCCACATGAATGGCCAAAAAATCAAAGTCAGCAAAGAATTGCAAGTGGGCGATACATTATCCATTCGTCAAGGACACGCCACTCGATTGGAAGAAAAAGTGGTTATTATCAAAGCCTTATCCGAAAATCGTGGTAATGCCACCATCGCCGCCACGCTGTACGAAGAGACCGAAGAAAGCATGGCGACTCGAGCGTTTTTTGCAGAACAGCGAAAACTACAAAACCTAGCTCGCCCCGACACCAAGCCCGATAAAAAACAACGCCGAGATTTGGCGAAATTTAAAGATCGCTGGTAA